In Desulfobotulus pelophilus, one DNA window encodes the following:
- the ectA gene encoding diaminobutyrate acetyltransferase: protein MMKSYQSPYTFRHPEPADGGSLWQLVKKTPGLDLNSAYYYIYFGHAFSRTSLIAEKNGQLAGFITGLTPPENPNCLFIWQVCVDPSCQGEGLGLTMLNELKRKVGPLWIEATITPSNKASIALFTALARHHDVPWVFEEELFPASCFGKAAHEPELLFVIGPLQQKMTQP from the coding sequence ATGATGAAATCCTACCAATCCCCTTACACATTCCGCCATCCAGAGCCCGCCGATGGCGGTTCGCTCTGGCAGCTGGTCAAAAAAACTCCGGGCCTGGATCTGAACTCAGCCTACTACTACATTTACTTTGGGCATGCTTTTTCCAGAACCTCCCTTATCGCCGAAAAAAACGGCCAGCTTGCCGGTTTTATTACGGGCCTGACACCTCCGGAAAACCCGAACTGTCTTTTCATATGGCAGGTCTGCGTGGACCCGTCCTGTCAGGGAGAAGGACTGGGACTTACCATGCTCAACGAACTGAAGCGAAAGGTAGGGCCCCTATGGATAGAAGCAACCATAACTCCGTCCAACAAAGCTTCCATTGCCCTGTTTACGGCGCTGGCACGACACCATGATGTACCATGGGTTTTTGAAGAGGAACTTTTTCCAGCTTCCTGCTTTGGCAAGGCAGCCCATGAACCGGAGCTTCTCTTTGTCATCGGCCCTCTACAACAAAAAATGACACAGCCATAA
- a CDS encoding YitT family protein: protein MFKRDVSYTVWWNLILITFGAVMYAIAIKGIATPHAFVPGGLFGMASMIYYLTGLLEPGIIFLVLNIPLMILGGMLLSRRFVLYTTWAIIVTTVAFALYPYTIPIEDQLYAAISCGVISGMGAGIVLRSLGSNGGLDIVALLLLQRYNIGLGKSYFAFNLILYFISFLAFETDLVIASIIMVFVSSATLEYSLSMFNQRKVVFIISGESDIIAKRIIEELGMSSTLIPAVGAYLRTERQVLMTVINNVQLKKLEEIVFTEDDNALFIVENTFSVMGSSFSKRKVY from the coding sequence ATGTTCAAACGCGACGTCAGCTACACCGTATGGTGGAACCTTATTCTCATCACCTTCGGTGCTGTCATGTATGCCATCGCCATCAAAGGCATTGCAACACCCCATGCCTTCGTTCCCGGCGGACTTTTCGGCATGGCATCCATGATCTACTATCTTACAGGCCTTCTGGAGCCGGGAATTATCTTTCTTGTGCTCAACATTCCTCTCATGATTCTGGGGGGAATGCTGCTCAGCAGGCGCTTTGTTCTCTATACCACATGGGCCATTATCGTTACCACTGTGGCCTTTGCCCTCTATCCCTATACCATTCCCATTGAAGATCAGCTTTACGCAGCCATCAGCTGCGGCGTTATATCAGGCATGGGAGCCGGCATTGTCCTCCGGTCTTTAGGTTCCAACGGTGGCCTGGATATCGTTGCCCTGCTGCTTCTGCAACGCTACAATATCGGTCTGGGCAAATCCTACTTCGCTTTCAATCTCATTTTATATTTCATCAGCTTTCTGGCCTTTGAAACGGATCTTGTTATTGCCTCCATCATCATGGTTTTTGTGTCTTCCGCCACGCTGGAATACAGTCTTTCCATGTTTAACCAGCGCAAGGTTGTTTTCATTATTTCCGGTGAATCCGATATTATAGCCAAAAGAATCATTGAGGAGCTGGGCATGAGCTCCACCCTCATCCCCGCCGTAGGCGCCTACCTGCGCACGGAACGTCAGGTTCTCATGACCGTAATCAACAATGTACAGCTCAAAAAACTGGAAGAAATTGTCTTCACGGAAGACGACAACGCCCTTTTCATTGTAGAAAATACCTTCTCCGTAATGGGATCATCCTTCTCCAAGCGGAAAGTGTACTAA